The Arachis hypogaea cultivar Tifrunner chromosome 19, arahy.Tifrunner.gnm2.J5K5, whole genome shotgun sequence genome has a window encoding:
- the LOC112777544 gene encoding MLP-like protein 43: MTTSQVQKIETEFSIKADAKEFYDVFCNKTHQVAKAWPDIVQSVVIHEGGWGTERSIISWNYVYDGKACVAKEIIEDIDKENNKMSFRVLEGDLLNHYKSFKFLLHAVPKKDGGSMVHWTMEYEKINDNTSDPHTLMELVVDESKQVEAQLISQDC, translated from the exons ATGACAACATCTCAAGTCCAGAAGATAGAAACAGAGTTTTCTATTAAGGCAGATGCTAAGGAATTCTATGATGTTTTCTGCAACAAGACACACCAAGTTGCCAAGGCTTGGCCTGATATTGTTCAGAGTGTTGTAATTCATGAAGGTGGATGGGGCACCGAGAGATCCATCATTTCATGGAACTATGTTTATG ATGGCAAGGCTTGTGTTGCTAAGGAGATTATTGAAGACATTgacaaagaaaacaataaaatgagcTTTAGAGTGTTGGAAGGAGACTTGCTGAACCACTACAAGAGCTTCAAGTTCTTGCTTCATGCTGTTCCCAAGAAAGATGGAGGAAGCATGGTGCACTGGACCATGGAATATGAAAAGATCAATGACAACACTTCTGATCCTCACACTTTGATGGAGTTGGTAGTTGATGAGAGCAAACAGGTTGAAGCTCAACTTATTTCCCAAGACTGCTGA